Genomic window (Zingiber officinale cultivar Zhangliang chromosome 2B, Zo_v1.1, whole genome shotgun sequence):
tggccggcccttgtccttttctcttctccttttgctttctctcttggtggccgacggcaTCTAGTGTCgttctctcttggtggccggttccttgaaggagaagaagaagagaaggaagctctcttgtctagcatcccttggaggttagttggtggttggatcttggaagcaaaggaagaagcttgggtggatttcatcttggaagatcgtcgcccacacgacgtccaagagaaggaggggaatacaacagaagatcaagaagtctataagctacaaaaggtataactagttattagtttccgcatcataactagttcattttttgtatagatcttgcaaaaccaaacacaagaggttattggttttaagttatcgtttttgttatcgattttatttttcgatttcatgtttcgataatgtgcttctattgaggtctctgtagttaaacctagtttactgtaagaagttaaatatctgatttctttgtgaggttttgtctaggaagtggtggatgatctcatacccaagaagacctagtgcctcgccatgtttaacctggaagccgatctttgaaatagatatttgataacttctgtaatatggtttaacttaggaagatcatatcggttaaacttggagcaaaaatgttaagtatcgtttccaatccaagtttaatttctgaatgataatttggattaataatattaagtatcgtttgcaattcaaatttaactttagtagagcacatgggtagttaggataattatattattataaaaaaatttgtacagaGGAACTAGGATGATATTCCGAGTAACAATCAACACCAAGATAGTCCTACTCCATATTTTAACTGTCACATCTCCTTAACTTTTGACTATCATCCTCTCTTGATTTTTGACTATCATATTTTCTTGACTTACGATCGGATCCTATCATTAAGTATCGTattacttaataatttagttGAGTCTAAATATTTCCCCTGTATTTTTCACCATCCAAATCGGATATCAAATTTTTCATTAAATTCAGATAAAATTATCATATAGGGTACGATCCTCTCCTCATCACTAAACAAGGAAATGGACATGCGTGCATGATTGTTGAATAGCTGTCTCCCTGCAGGGCCAGTGAGCTGGCACATTAAAGGACAAGCGGATACGCATCGCCAAGTTTTTTAAAGATAtctttctgtatatatatatataattgatctGAAGTTGCCGGCATTTCTTACGGCTTACTGATCTTTTTAGATACGTAGgagtttttaaatattaaatataaaaataatatccaCAAATACAATTTTTCCAAATATTAAAATCAagcatttaaaaaaaacatttgttCGACCGAAGCCCGAATATCtgaattataaaatatatattgttaaAAGAGTAAACTCAAGGACGATTAAATTGAGTCTCACGGCCCTTCAATTTACCTCCTCGCCGTCTATAAATAGAAGCGATCGAGTTGCAGATCTGGATCAAGCAACCTTCACTCGATTGACTGATTAGCATGGCTGGCCTTGTCATCCTTTCCGCTTTTCTCCTCGGCTTCCTCCTGCCTTCCTCCATGGCCGACAACGTTCTCTACTCTGGCGACACGCTGTCAAGCGGCCAGTCCCTCACCCAAGGCAGTTAcagcctcaccatgcagtccgaCTGCAACCTCGTGCTCTACGACTACGGCCGGGCGGTCTGGTCCTCCGGCACCTACAACCGCGGCTACAACTGCGTCCTCCGCATGCAGAACGACGGCAACCTCGTTATCTACAGCAACAACAACGCCATTTGGGCGAGCAACACCGGCGGACAGCAAGGCTACTTCGTTCTCATCCTACAGCGCGACCGCAACGTCGTCATCTACGGCTGCCCCAGCTGGGCCACCGGCACCAACGCCGCCAACTCCAAAGGCGTCGTGGTCGTCGAGCACGGCCGGAACGACACTTCCGCCGCCATGGTGGTGGTCGTGCCGGAGGCTGACGAGCCCCAGAACCGGAAGATCGCCATGGTGATCAATAATTAACTGATCGGCTCCACAACGAGCCACTGATCACTTTTATGTTGAACAAATAAAACGAGTGAGAAGCGAGGCCGCATAAATAATTAGCTACTTCGCTAGCTACACAACCGCGCTAGCCGCCTTCTCCTTGTTTTGCACTCTTAATTTGGTGTGAATTGATGAGCTTATGTAGCTCCTTTTCCGTTATGCATCGATCGATGTAAAATAAAACCTTGAGCAGTGTTCGAAGAACTAGCTACAGCACCATCGGGAAAGCAATCGGCACCGAGCTCGACGATCTTGTTCAATCAGAACCTCAATAATAGAATATAACTATAAagatcatattaaaaaaaaaaaaaggaaaagggagcTTTTAAGTACTAAATCTGTAACAACCCTCCCTCCTCTTTAAAACAGAGGAAGAGAGGTGGAGCCTACATTGTTAACAGCAGCATGATCTATCTACATGACCGAGGAGAAGCTATATAGTGAAGAGGTAAATAGAATAACTATGAAGCATGAAATTatagaagaaaagaaaattaggAAAGAAAGGCTGAGTGGATAAGATAAAATTGATGGGACAAAACTAAGATTAAATAATACAATTGTTGATTACTTTAGTTTGTCTATAAAAGAACCATCTATAAATAGACTCCGTCAACTGACagtaataaataaagaaaatattataaaaCTTCATTAATTgagagagtaataaattaaaggaataattaataaattttaattttattttagtgtAATCATATTAAATGATTCTCTTTTACACCCCTCCCATTACGATAAATTTAACAGGAGATCTTTGACATTGAGTTTACTTGCTAGCTTGTTGAAACATTATTTAAATAATAACTTAGTAAAGATATCACTAATTTGATCCTCTGTAGaaatataagaaactgataattaTTGAGTCGCtataacaaaatgaaaatcaatttccatatATTTTATATGAACATGAAAGATTGAATTTGTtatgagatatgttgctccaatattttcACACTAAATTTTTAGtataatatttgatgcaagatgaagttcagagagaaatGATTGATACCAAATAATTTCAGAcattgtatttgctatagctatatattctaccTCAGTGTTTAAACAAGATACCttaggttgctttttcgaattccatgagataaggttTCATCTAAGAAATATTACATATACACTAGTAGAGCATCtgtcttcaggagaacttgcccaatctaCATCACTATAGATATGTAATCTCGAGATAattggcgatataaaagaagaccgtGCAGAATAATACCCTTGAGATAGCgaagtgatccggtgataaggacagGAGACCCTTGTCGGCAGGgggtcaacggcacgtggaggtcaaaggtcaagatagtCAACTCGGAGACCGGCCGACCGGGAGCAGGCCTACCGACAGGGCCCCGCAGGCCGGTCGGCCGTGTATCCTCCgaaccgaatgaaagacaacccgactaggggtcgggtttctgaTGCTCAAAGGTAAAATGGTTTCAAGGGTCGAGCGGGATGTCCGTTCTGCCGGTGCACAAGACAGcacaggcaggagcagtctcatccgagcatatgacTGATACGGGAGtaatatgcctgccgagcggctgatCCGCTCAGCCCCGGAACAGACAAGGaatgcaagaggacaaaggagacaggataacatcatcctcgagacacctgccgccgacaagtagcagagttggcggccgagccgtacatagaatcatacggtggaagcttccaccgtcacatccgggatatgctcgaacgattgcggaatggagccagaggtacttttctaacacaggcttgttaaggtatgtttggggaaaagTGCACACATCGGGAAACGTGCCCGcgcttccccggggtcctatataaagatcCCAGACGTCATCAAAGGTATGGATGCATCTCTACTGTAGCCTCGTTGctctgcctctctcgttgcctgacttgagcgtcggagggccgtcgcctgGAAACCCCTCCCGGATcggcttccttgcaggttcgtcggagggctacaccaccagtcggagatagcggagcgtgccacgtccccaacgtccgtcgactcagcgctcggacaggatcaaattggcgtcgtctgtgggaacgcacctgaattcgagccaagaagatggaagaagctggacgtcaactcctggtaacgctctctcccgaggagctcgaagcactcgtccaagcgcgagccgcaaaaatcgtggagcagcaaCAAAAAGCTCAGGCTGAGCGGGCAGCACAGCAGGCAACATCAGCCTCAGGGGGTCGAGCACCACccgaagacaggcaggagcagctctcaatatgggggcaaaacaagAGGCCGACCGGCACACAGATGGGGGCGCCGCCCACCCCGATACCCTTTCATCGGGcactgttccagacgccctcggaggtgGCGCAAGCTAATCAAGACAAGGGGTCCTCATCAGACGAGGCACCCatccgggacgtcagaaaaggaaaggcaCCCCGCTCGGACATGTCGCCCGAGCGGACCAGCCAGCAGTTTTCAGATGCCATTCTTCGCGATCCACTGCCgaggcattatgtgccccctgacagtaccgccactctgcatcagtacacagatggtgtaaaatgccgagtgttcctcacaacGCTTTCGGGATCGGCTCATCGGTGGTTCCGAAGACTGCCGGACGGCTCAATCACTAGTTTCAAGGAATTtcgaacggcgttcctccatcattttgctagCAGTAGGCGCCACCAGAATACCAGCGTCAGCTTGTTTGCCGCCAAGCAAGGCacgagggagccgctccgagcgtacattcaacgcttcaaccaggtggccatggacattccaacggtcacctcggaaacgatggtgaacgcgttcacgcaagggctcgtggacggtgacttcttccgatcactcatccggaagccgcctcgggactacgaccacatgttgcataaagccaacgaatacatcaacgtggaggaggccCAGGCAGCAAGAAGGAAAGAAGCCCAGAGCGACCAACCAGCTCCCGCCGAGCAGAAGCAACCCATCAGtcaccagccacccagaggaccgcgggCCGATGTCGCCCATCCTCATCAGCAAACTCTGCCGCACGCCGTCCAACAAGTcgcggctgatcggcccaagcacaaggggaaggtatggaccccaatgttttgttcactccatcaatCGGCTACTCACaatacccgcgactgtcggagcctcccccccatCGCTCACCCCGCACCAAGGAGTTAccgccgccgatcgccttcaccagatcggcaacatcgacaacggagccccATGTAAAAGACAGAAAGGCGATCCCCTGAGCGGCAGCACCGTCAGCAACACGGAGCCCACCACCGAGCGTCAAATGAACGACCATGACATTCctctcgggaggaggagaacaggggCAATGCATCTtggggagagatcaacatcatcacCGGTGGTCCGACCGGCGGAGATTCGaatagagccagaaaggcgcatgcaaggcagctgaggatccacgcggtcggctgcagcctggaaagggcgagcggacccgagatcagcttcgggcctagaGACCTtcaaggagttgaagtccctcacgatgacgccctgatcatccgagcggtaatagccaattatactattcatcacATTT
Coding sequences:
- the LOC122045971 gene encoding mannose-specific lectin-like, with translation MAGLVILSAFLLGFLLPSSMADNVLYSGDTLSSGQSLTQGSYSLTMQSDCNLVLYDYGRAVWSSGTYNRGYNCVLRMQNDGNLVIYSNNNAIWASNTGGQQGYFVLILQRDRNVVIYGCPSWATGTNAANSKGVVVVEHGRNDTSAAMVVVVPEADEPQNRKIAMVINN